A section of the Asticcacaulis sp. EMRT-3 genome encodes:
- a CDS encoding alpha/beta hydrolase yields the protein MPEVILAGAAGRIEARYSAGKTENAPIALILHPHPKAGGHMNNPVTVQLFHLFMTRGFAVLRFNFRGVQKSQGEFDSGIGELADAATALDWLQAKNPTASQFWVAGFDFGAYIGMQLLMRRPETDGFISVSPPTNAYDFSFLAPCPASGMFLHGGNDSIVPTAEVDRVVAKLRTQKGIIIDAEVVPEANHFWTDQLPEVEARVGAYIDRRMSERG from the coding sequence ATGCCCGAAGTCATCCTGGCCGGAGCCGCAGGCCGTATCGAAGCCCGTTACAGTGCGGGCAAGACGGAGAATGCGCCGATAGCCTTGATCCTGCACCCGCACCCCAAGGCGGGCGGCCATATGAATAATCCGGTGACGGTGCAATTGTTCCACCTGTTCATGACGCGCGGCTTTGCGGTTTTGCGCTTCAATTTCCGTGGCGTGCAAAAAAGCCAGGGCGAGTTCGATTCCGGCATCGGTGAACTGGCCGACGCCGCCACGGCGCTCGACTGGTTGCAGGCCAAGAACCCGACCGCCTCGCAATTCTGGGTGGCCGGCTTCGACTTCGGCGCCTATATCGGTATGCAATTGCTGATGCGCCGCCCGGAAACCGACGGCTTCATCTCGGTATCGCCGCCCACCAATGCCTATGATTTTAGCTTCCTGGCCCCCTGCCCGGCTTCTGGCATGTTCCTGCACGGCGGCAATGACTCGATCGTGCCGACTGCCGAGGTTGACCGCGTCGTGGCCAAGCTGCGCACGCAAAAAGGCATTATCATCGATGCCGAGGTTGTGCCGGAAGCCAACCACTTCTGGACAGATCAATTGCCGGAAGTCGAAGCCAGAGTCGGCGCCTATATCGACCGGCGGATGAGCGAACGCGGCTGA